One window from the genome of Eucalyptus grandis isolate ANBG69807.140 chromosome 7, ASM1654582v1, whole genome shotgun sequence encodes:
- the LOC104455149 gene encoding G-type lectin S-receptor-like serine/threonine-protein kinase At4g27290 has protein sequence MESCFPFFLHSFCFTSLVLQISYALDSISAGQNITDGQTILSASQNFELGFFSLGSTKNRYVGIWYKKISAGTVIWVANRENPLNDSSGVLKLTPQGVLTLLNRTNGIVWSANALRPAQNPIARLLDSANFIVKGGNNDDLDDAIWQSFDYPCNSFLAGMKFGIDRQKGLDRYFTSWKSADDPSPGDFTYRLDSSGYPQMILRNRSKVQFRTGPWNGIRFSGVPQLRPNPIYAFGFVFNQNEIYYYYNILNSSITSMLFLKENGSIQRSTWVDQNPRVLYTPTQTDDCDTYAFCGANGNCDIASLPKCVCLTGFVPKFPMDWGFWDWSSGCVRRTELDCQGGDKFLKITEVKLPDTRFSWFDKNINLRECEYICLGNCSCTAYSNLDIRGQGSGCLLWFGDLMDIRQFNENGQDIYVRMAASEVGGSSSRITGTRKSTGIIVSIVLFVVFLLGITVIYVKYKRAGKIVALSRQSHSEDLEVPLFDLTTIVNATNNFSDDNKLGEGGFGAVYKGVLKNGQEIAVKKLSENSRQGQVEFKNEVICIAKLQHRNLVKILGCCIEQDEKMLIYEFLANRSLDCFIFNQEEGVSLDWPKRFTIINGVASGLLYLHRDSRLRIIHRDLKAENILLDIEMNAKISDFGLARSFGGNESEANTKRVVGTFGYMSPEYAIHGLYSVKSDVFSFGVLVLEIVSGKRNRGFNHPDNPLSLLGHAWTLLRDQNFMKLVDPSIASTFNPVEVLRSIHVALLCVQKNPRDRPDMSSVVMMLGSENTLPQPEQPGFFDETSVSKASSSSAGKHNKFSANELTISHLLPR, from the exons ATGGAATcgtgttttccattttttctgcACAGCTTCTGCTTCACTTCCCTTGTGTTGCAGATCAGCTATGCTTTAGACTCCATTTCAGCTGGCCAGAACATCACCGATGGGCAAACGATCCTCTCAGCTAGCCAGAACTTTGAGCTAGGATTCTTCAGCCTTGGCAGCACCAAAAATCGGTATGTGGGCATATGGTACAAGAAGATATCAGCCGGGACAGTGATTTGGGTCGCCAACCGAGAGAATCCCCTGAATGACTCTTCGGGAGTCCTGAAGCTCACTCCCCAGGGTGTCCTGACTCTACTGAACCGCACCAATGGGATCGTTTGGTCTGCCAATGCGTTGAGACCAGCCCAGAATCCGATCGCACGACTTTTGGATTCTGCAAATTTCATTGTAAAAGGAGGGAACAATGATGACTTGGATGATGCCATCTGGCAGAGCTTTGATTACCCTTGTAATTCATTCCTGGCTGGCATGAAGTTCGGTATAGACCGACAGAAAGGCCTGGACCGGTACTTCACCTCATGGAAAAGTGCGGACGACCCTTCACCAGGTGATTTCACATATAGACTCGATTCTTCAGGTTATCCGCAGATGATCCTAAGGAACAGATCCAAAGTGCAGTTCCGGACGGGACCTTGGAACGGCATTCGGTTTAGCGGGGTCCCTCAGTTGAGGCCTAATCCAATTTATGCGTTTGGCTTTGTCTTCAACCAAAATGAAATCTACTATTACTATAACATTCTGAACAGCTCCATCACGTCAATGTTGTTTTTGAAGGAGAACGGGAGCATTCAGCGCTCCACTTGGGTAGACCAGAACCCTCGGGTACTGTATACGCCCACACAAACTGATGACTGTGACACTTATGCATTCTGTGGAGCGAATGGGAATTGTGACATTGCCAGCTTACCAAAATGTGTGTGCTTGACGGGGTTTGTGCCAAAATTCCCGATGGACTGGGGATTTTGGGATTGGTCATCTGGGTGTGTCCGGAGGACGGAACTGGATTGCCAGGGAGGAGATAAGTTTCTGAAGATCACTGAAGTGAAATTACCCGATACAAGGTTTTCGTGGTTCGACAAGAACATTAACCTTCGAGAATGCGAGTACATATGCCTGGGGAACTGCTCGTGCACGGCTTATTCAAACTTGGATATTAGAGGACAAGGAAGTGGGTGCTTGCTTTGGTTCGGTGACCTGATGGATATTAGACAGTTCAACGAGAACGGCCAGGATATTTATGTAAGGATGGCTGCATCAGAAGTCG GTGGCAGTTCGAGTAGGATTACTGGCACAAGGAAAAGCACGGGCATCATTGTCAGCATCGTGCTCTTCGTGGTGTTTCTTCTCGGCATCACGGTTATTTACGTGAAGTATAAGAGAGCTG GGAAAATCGTTGCATTGTCCCGTCAAAGCCATAGTGAGGATCTAGAGGTACCTCTGTTTGACCTCACAACCATTGTAAATGCGACGAATAACTTTTCTGATGATAACAAACTCGGAGAGGGAGGCTTTGGAGCTGTCTATAAG GGTGTTCTGAAGAATGGCCAAGAAATTGCTGTGAAGAAGCTGTCGGAAAACTCTAGGCAGGGACAGGTCgagttcaagaatgaagtcATCTGCATCGCCAAACTTCAACACCGAAACCTGGTCAAGATTCTAGGATGCTGCATTGAACAAGATGAAAAGATGTTAATCTATGAGTTCTTGGCCAACCGGAGCTTGGATTGTTTCATTTTCA ACCAAGAGGAGGGTGTTTCACTGGATTGGCCCAAGCGCTTCACTATCATCAATGGCGTAGCTTCAGGGCTCCTGTACCTTCACCGAGACTCAAGATTAAGAATAATTCATAGAGATCTGAAAGCTGAAAACATCCTGCTTGACATCGAGATGAATGCAAAGATATCAGACTTTGGTTTGGCAAGGAGTTTCGGAGGTAATGAGAGTGAAGCGAATACGAAGAGAGTGGTGGGAACATT TGGTTACATGTCCCCGGAGTATGCCATTCACGGTCTTTATTCGGTCAAATCAGATGTCTTCAGTTTTGGCGTTTTAGTACTGGAAATCGTGAGCGGGAAAAGAAATCGAGGTTTCAATCATCCTGACAACCCTTTAAGCCTTCTTGGACAT GCCTGGACACTGTTAAGAGATCAAAATTTTATGAAGCTCGTAGATCCGTCAATTGCATCCACATTCAACCCCGTGGAAGTTTTACGATCCATCCATGTGGCTTTGTTGTGTGTTCAAAAAAATCCGCGTGATAGACCGGATATGTCGTCTGTGGTTATGATGTTGGGCAGTGAGAACACATTGCCTCAGCCTGAACAGCCTGGTTTTTTTGACGAGACGTCTGTGTCCAAAGCAAGTTCTTCAAGCGCCGGCAAGCATAACAAATTTTCAGCCAATGAATTAACTATTTCACATTTACTGCCTCGATGA